From one Acidibrevibacterium fodinaquatile genomic stretch:
- the flhA gene encoding flagellar biosynthesis protein FlhA, translating to MADIAAKPAAPWLAVFGGRLRPYLPGSDIGLALGVVALLSVLILPLPPFVLDICLSLSITASILVLMVALFLEKPLDFSSFPTLLLLTTLLRLALEVATTRLILAHGNEGPLAAGHVVAAFGGFLMGGDVVIGVILFAILLVVNFMVITKGSGRIAEVSARFSLDAMPGKQMAIDADLSSGMIDDKTARRRRRELEAESGFYGAMDGAARFVRGDAIAALIITAINIVGGLTIGLVRHGMPFADAAATFTTLTVGDGLVAQIPALLVSTAAGIVVTKGGMEGKANVALLAEIGGRPKPLALAAGAATVLALMPGLPALPFLGLAGLAGGAAWLRRNYAASLSLALPAGAPAAPAEPPISEALRIDLIRLELGYGLLALASGDPPRLTEQIKGMRRAIAAEMGFVLPPVRIQDNMQLPAEGYAIRIKEIEAGRGEVRMNALLAMDPKGGRPELAGERTTEPAFGLPALWIAPEAREEATFRGCTVVDPPSVLATHLTEIVRENMAELLSYAETQKLLDELPREQQKLIADIIPTQISVGGVQRVLQALLAERVSIRDLPTILEGIQEATSGQGRSFGAIVAHVRARLARQLSDSQVGAAGYIPLVTLSSEWEGAFADALVGPAEDRQLVMSPQRLQDFMHRFRAVFEQAAAGGEAPALLTSAPIRPHVRAIVERIRPATAVLAQSEIHPRARIRTVGTI from the coding sequence ATGGCCGACATCGCGGCGAAACCAGCGGCGCCCTGGCTCGCCGTCTTCGGCGGGCGGCTTCGTCCCTATCTGCCGGGGAGCGATATCGGGCTCGCGCTCGGTGTCGTCGCCTTGCTTTCGGTGCTCATCCTGCCGCTGCCGCCCTTCGTGCTCGATATCTGTCTCTCGCTTTCGATCACGGCGTCGATCCTCGTCCTGATGGTCGCGCTGTTTCTCGAAAAGCCGCTCGATTTCTCGAGCTTCCCGACCTTGTTGCTGCTGACGACGCTGCTGCGCCTGGCGCTCGAAGTCGCGACGACGCGGTTGATCCTCGCCCACGGCAATGAGGGGCCGCTCGCGGCCGGGCATGTCGTTGCCGCCTTCGGCGGTTTTCTCATGGGCGGCGACGTGGTGATCGGCGTCATCTTGTTTGCGATCCTGCTCGTCGTCAATTTCATGGTCATTACCAAAGGTTCTGGCCGTATCGCCGAAGTTTCCGCGCGCTTCAGCCTCGATGCCATGCCCGGAAAGCAGATGGCGATCGACGCCGATCTCTCCTCGGGCATGATCGACGACAAGACGGCGCGTCGCCGGCGGCGCGAACTGGAGGCCGAGAGCGGCTTTTACGGCGCGATGGATGGTGCCGCGCGGTTCGTCCGCGGCGATGCCATCGCGGCGCTGATCATCACCGCGATCAATATCGTCGGTGGCCTCACGATCGGTCTCGTGCGCCATGGAATGCCCTTCGCCGATGCCGCCGCGACCTTCACCACGCTGACCGTCGGGGATGGGCTGGTCGCGCAGATCCCGGCTTTGTTGGTCTCGACCGCCGCTGGCATCGTCGTCACCAAGGGCGGCATGGAGGGCAAGGCGAATGTCGCCCTGCTCGCCGAGATCGGCGGGCGGCCGAAGCCACTCGCGCTCGCCGCTGGCGCCGCGACGGTGCTGGCGCTAATGCCGGGTTTACCGGCGCTTCCTTTTCTCGGGCTTGCCGGGCTCGCGGGGGGGGCTGCGTGGCTGCGGCGCAACTATGCGGCGTCGCTATCGCTCGCGCTTCCCGCGGGTGCGCCGGCGGCACCGGCCGAACCGCCGATCAGCGAGGCGCTGCGGATCGATCTGATCCGGCTCGAACTCGGCTATGGCTTGCTTGCGTTGGCAAGCGGCGATCCGCCGCGCCTGACCGAGCAGATCAAAGGGATGCGCCGCGCCATCGCCGCCGAAATGGGCTTCGTGCTGCCGCCGGTGCGCATCCAGGACAATATGCAGCTTCCCGCCGAGGGCTATGCCATTCGCATCAAGGAGATCGAGGCCGGGCGGGGCGAGGTGCGGATGAACGCGCTGCTCGCCATGGATCCCAAGGGCGGGCGGCCGGAACTTGCCGGCGAACGCACCACCGAGCCGGCATTCGGCCTGCCGGCGCTTTGGATCGCGCCGGAAGCGCGCGAGGAGGCGACCTTCCGCGGCTGCACCGTCGTCGATCCGCCGAGCGTGCTCGCAACCCATTTGACCGAGATCGTGCGCGAGAACATGGCGGAATTGCTGTCTTACGCCGAGACCCAGAAACTCCTCGATGAATTGCCGCGCGAACAGCAGAAATTGATCGCAGACATCATCCCGACGCAGATCTCGGTCGGCGGGGTGCAGCGTGTCTTGCAGGCGCTGCTTGCCGAGCGGGTTTCGATTCGCGATCTCCCCACCATTCTGGAGGGCATCCAGGAGGCAACGAGCGGCCAGGGGCGCAGCTTCGGCGCCATCGTCGCGCATGTGCGCGCTCGCCTCGCGCGGCAACTGAGTGACAGCCAAGTCGGCGCCGCCGGCTATATCCCGCTGGTCACGCTGTCTTCGGAATGGGAGGGCGCCTTCGCCGATGCTCTGGTGGGACCGGCCGAGGATCGCCAGCTCGTGATGTCGCCGCAGCGGCTGCAGGACTTCATGCATCGCTTCCGGGCGGTCTTCGAGCAGGCTGCCGCGGGCGGCGAGGCGCCGGCGTTGCTGACCAGCGCGCCGATCCGCCCGCATGTGCGCGCAATCGTCGAGCGCATCCGCCCGGCGACCGCGGTGCTGGCACAGTCGGAAATCCATCCACGCGCTCGCATTCGCACCGTCGGCACGATATGA